A section of the Hevea brasiliensis isolate MT/VB/25A 57/8 chromosome 17, ASM3005281v1, whole genome shotgun sequence genome encodes:
- the LOC110658845 gene encoding probable 1-deoxy-D-xylulose-5-phosphate synthase 2, chloroplastic codes for MAATSLLRSSFLLPSAFAQDTHSFSGQLLPHKPTTTNVSKTKRKFHGAVVAALDNNASDDNSAMVIREQEAKQRRSLNFSGNKPSTPILDTINYPIHMKNLSVQELEVLADELREEIVYTVSKTGGHLSSSLGVAEITVALHHVFNTPEDKIIWDVGHQAYPHKILTGRRSRMNTIRQTFGLAGFPKRDESEHDAFGAGHSSTSISAGIGMAVGRDLVGKDNHVIAVIGDGAMTAGQAYEAMNNAGYLDSNLIIILNDNKQVSLPTATVDGPAPPVGALSKALTKLQSSRKLRQLREAAKGITKQIGGQTHEIAAKVDSYVRGMAAGTGASLFEELGLYYIGPVDGHSVEDLVTILKKVKSLPAPGPVLIHVITEKGKGYTPAEIAADKMHGVVKFDPTSGKQLKSKSSTRSYTQYFAESLIAEAERDDKIVAIHAAMGGGTGLNLFQKQFPDRCFDVGIAEQHAVTFAAGLATEGLKPFCAIYSSFLQRGYDQVVHDVDLQKLPVRFALDRAGLVGADGPTHCGAFDVTYMACLPNMVVMAPSDETELMHMVATAAAIDDRPCCFRYPRGNGIGTTLPPNNKGTPLEIGKGRILREGSRVAILGYGTIVQSCLAAADLLQKFGITATIADARFCKPLDGELIGQLAQEHEILITAEEGSIGGFGSHVTHFLCLNGLLDGNLKLRSMVLPDRYIDHGSQADQIEEAGLSPKHIAATVVSLIGGQKDSLHLLNL; via the exons ATGGCGGCTACTTCACTTCTCAGATCAAGTTTTCTTCTTCCTTCGGCTTTTGCTCAAGATACCCATTCTTTCTCTGGTCAGCTGCTGCCTCATAAACCCACTACAACCAATGTCTCCAAAACCAAGCGAAAG TTTCATGGAGCAGTAGTAGCTGCTTTGGATAATAATGCAAGTGATGATAATAGTGCTATGGTTATAAGAGAGCAGGAAGCAAAGCAGAGAAGATCGCTTAACTTCTCTGGAAATAAGCCATCTACACCAATTCTTGATACTATAAACTATCCAATTCACATGAAAAATCTTTCCGTTCAG GAGCTTGAGGTATTGGCTGATGAACTTCGAGAAGAGATAGTTTATACAGTTTCAAAAACCGGAGGGCACTTGAGTTCAAGCTTAGGAGTTGCGGAGATAACAGTGGCACTTCACCATGTATTTAATACTCCTGAAGACAAAATCATCTGGGATGTTGGCCATCAG GCCTACCCGCATAAGATTTTAACAGGAAGGAGATCAAGAATGAATACAATTCGACAAACTTTTGGGCTTGCAGGGTTTCCCAAGAGGGATGAAAGTGAACATGATGCCTTTGGAGCTGGACACAGTTCTACTAGCATTTCAGCTGGGATAGGTATGGCTGTTGGTAGAGACTTGGTGGGGAAGGACAATCATGTGATTGCAGTTATAGGTGATGGCGCCATGACAGCAGGACAGGCATATGAGGCAATGAACAATGCAGGATATCTGGATTCAAATCTCATTATAATCTTGAATGACAATAAGCAAGTTTCTTTGCCTACTGCTACTGTGGATGGTCCTGCTCCTCCTGTTGGTGCTCTGAGCAAAGCCTTGACAAAGCTACAATCAAGCAGAAAGCTTCGCCAGCTACGCGAAGCTGCAAAG GGCATCACAAAGCAAATTGGAGGGCAAACACATGAAATTGCAGCTAAAGTTGATTCCTATGTGAGAGGAATGGCAGCTGGTACTGGCGCTAGCTTATTTGAAGAGCTAGGATTGTACTATATTGGTCCTGTAGATGGGCATAGCGTGGAGGACCTTGTAACTATATTAAAGAAGGTCAAGTCATTGCCAGCACCAGGACCTGTTCTTATCCATGTGATCACCGAGAAGGGGAAGGGTTATACTCCAGCTGAGATAGCTGCTGATAAGATGCATG gtgttgtgaaatttgatccaaCTTCTGGAAAACAATTGAAGTCCAAATCAAGTACTCGTTCCTACACTCAATACTTTGCGGAGTCTCTGATTGCTGAAGCAGAAAGAGATGATAAGATTGTAGCCATCCATGCTGCAATGGGAGGAGGCACAGGGCTTAATTTGTTCCAGAAACAATTCCCAGATAGATGTTTCGATGTTGGGATTGCAGAACAACATGCTGTTACCTTTGCTGCTGGTCTAGCAACTGAAGGCCTAAAACCTTTCTGTGCTATATACTCATCTTTCCTTCAAAGAGGTTATGATCAG GTTGTTCATGATGTGGACCTTCAAAAGCTTCCAGTGAGATTTGCATTAGATAGGGCTGGCCTTGTGGGTGCAGATGGTCCAACCCATTGCGGAGCTTTCGATGTTACTTACATGGCTTGTTTACCTAACATGGTGGTTATGGCTCCTTCTGATGAGACTGAACTGATGCATATGGTGGCTACAGCTGCAGCCATTGATGACCGTCCTTGTTGCTTTAGGTACCCTAGAGGAAATGGCATTGGTACCACTCTTCCACCTAACAACAAGGGGACACCTTTGGAG ATTGGTAAAGGAAGAATTCTAAGAGAGGGAAGCAGAGTTGCCATTCTTGGCTATGGAACAATAGTACAAAGTTGCTTGGCTGCAGCTGATCTTCTTCAGAAATTTGGCATCACAGCTACAATAGCTGATGCCAGATTCTGCAAACCTCTTGATGGAGAGTTAATCGGGCAGCTAGCTCAAGAGCATGAGATACTCATCACCGCCGAAGAAGGATCCATTGGAGGATTTGGCTCTCATGTTACTCATTTCTTGTGCTTAAATGGATTGCTAGATGGAAATCTTAAG TTGAGGTCTATGGTGCTTCCTGACAGATACATCGACCATGGATCTCAAGCAGACCAGATAGAAGAGGCAGGACTCAGTCCAAAGCATATTGCAGCCACAGTTGTGTCACTGATTGGAGGGCAAAAGGACAGTCTTCACCTTCTAAACCTATGA